A genomic window from Flavobacterium phycosphaerae includes:
- a CDS encoding YDG domain-containing protein, which yields MKNFLLSKKAGSLALWSFALLFLLISGKGYGQISVTTSGVAVTQNFDSMLGTSATAALTTNQWRAGDTASPLTWAGANRTATTQLGGTAAAVSSGGIYNYGDGTAASATDRCVGFLSSGSSPFTATAAAPMHLFAQYVNSTGSTITQLDGTFNVEKYRNGTNASGFSILFYYSTNGTSWTAVTSGNQSFAADANNNAVSPAGSTSKSFSITGLSIASSATFYLRWDYSVTTGSTATNAQGLGIDNVSLTATSVTAVDPNLALAGQTKTYGDSGFTMTATSDNSVGAITYSSNNPSVATINSTTGAVVIKGAGTASILVSQAASTGYTADTASATLTVNPATTGLTITATNISKVYGLALSNGTASVSLSNVSGLLYTDNLGTGATLSYSYGSGGAAFAPVAFYPGDITPSNLILGSGATYNPANYAAVTYVSGDLTVSPASQTITFASTDSKPYGTAAYSLNGIASSGLTVSYSSSDTNVATISGSTITIVGVGTTTITASQAGDGNYNAATSVNQTLTVTAKNLTVTGITANNKNFDGNTDATLSGTGSLVGVVGTDDVTLVGTPVASFLTATVGTGKQVDVTGYSLNGTTAGNYTLTQPTLFADIIANDPTIFVSGTLAAVNATYGSASATPSSFNVSAQSLTDAITVAAPSGFEVSLSSASGYASSILVGGAGSLSSTPIYVRLAATTVAGTYSGDITLNSTGATEVTIATASSTVAPKGLTISGLTGNDKTYDGTTTATVSGTATLNGVVGSDDVTLNSTAVTYNFATATAGASKAITALGFTLNGTAAGNYTVAQPTELSATISKATSTISVTGAFTFTYNGTAQGPNTSSVTGSAGAITYSYNGVSLSYGPSATRPTNVGSYKVVATVAADTNYEAATSADFTFDITKADQTITLASTDTKTTATTTYTLALNASSGLPITYTSPDSSVITISGNTVTIVGAGTATITANQAGNDNYNAAPEATQTLTVTQPACASVSGTTSYNFGAVTPFTASPTATQSNVTTSAVTQGNSFGASTLLSSTSGSSGYTGASGAGNAGIAAVNGAFSTSTSAYFAFTVTPAAGYNFTLNGISFGSRSTTSGPQAYALRSSLDNYATDIATGTLANNSAYALKTNTVSVTGNGNANPVTFRIYGSGGTSTASSGTVNWRIDDLALSLSTSNTPSTATVGANQTVCGLTSAALGGNTPNVGTGTWSQVSGPGTSSFSAVNSGSSTATASVIGTYVYRWSITNGCATSFSADVTVEYKTAATATITAEGATSFCDGGSVTLTANEGASYLWSTNGTSQSITATTSGNYTVTVTAANGCSATSSATTVTVTPNTTHTTTISACDSYTWTAGNGNTYTESGSYTYVNECHTETLALTITPSSTAPDVTASACDSYVWSFNGQTYTASGDYTNTINCVTTTLHLTITPSTSNTTTESVCDSYTWSVNDELYTESGTYTVVSGCHTEILVLTITPTTTHTTTQSACDSFTWTAGNGNTYTESGIYVYVNGCHTETLDLTITPSTSHTTTESACDSFTWTAGNGSTYTESGNYTYVNGCHTETLALTITPSSTHTTTESACDSYTWTAGNGNTYTESGSYVYVNGCHTETLALTITPSTTNTTTASACDTYTWSVNNVEYTVSGNYSVVNGCHTEYLNLTINPGTSHTTTAAACGSYVWSVNGLTYTESGKYTVITGCNEEVLELTITPVTSNTTTATACDSYTWAANEEVYTTSGTYSVVRDCHTEILNLTINTTPTVPGGFNSSYTFCGGSAVPPLDLTALTTPDVTFDITGGSAIGLNDVIGGTGIPTFTAIVGTATITVTPKANGCIGNAVSFTVLVNPSTSNTTTITATGSYTWSVNNITYTATGNYSYTAPNSCHTEYLNLTINSQAEITTQPATTNICGTVGATATFSVASTMPNATYTWQYRVPTATNPNPAWITITSANAAVYSNFDTATLTVTKTSTLPAKGTVYQVLVNGDAPELTSNTAGINILTTVKAGAISVASTNVCLGSDLTMTLTGYAATSFQWQSSPISTGTAPGVFTDIDGATGTSYTLTNAQLNADRSYRVVVVNSCNNTTATTATKTITVNPLSVAGTITVGGGTICEGGSGSLKIAGYVGKIQWEYSEDGVNYFAAPKASAIPVGLPFSTTSTSSTATSYVPTNMTVDLYFRAKVTSGACSSAYTTPVQYIIGTEAIVGTIAGGTTVCPTTGTTLTLSNATGTITWEKSTNYATATPTWTATTNHSLVYPTGNLTLSTAYRVKVTIGSCSTVYSDLAYVLVVAKPLAKTVVANTTSPTGKTALTAICVDSDIKVLTIGAGYNGAIQWQTSTESATTGFSDIAGANQVSYTVTDPVVGVNYFRATFTNSCGTTVNGVAVAVYYKDCTPAKVSTAVPFAVVAYPNPYSDNFHLNLTTSSEERVGVSIYDMTGKLLDKREVGATEASELSIGDRFASGVYNVVVTQGSEVKTLRVVKR from the coding sequence ATGAAAAACTTTTTACTATCTAAAAAGGCGGGATCTCTTGCGTTATGGAGTTTCGCTTTGTTGTTTTTGCTTATCTCTGGGAAGGGCTATGGGCAAATTAGTGTAACAACATCTGGAGTAGCAGTGACTCAAAATTTTGATTCTATGCTAGGAACTTCAGCTACTGCTGCACTTACTACAAATCAATGGCGTGCTGGTGATACTGCCAGTCCGTTAACTTGGGCCGGTGCCAATAGAACGGCAACCACTCAACTTGGAGGAACAGCAGCAGCTGTATCTTCGGGAGGTATATACAACTATGGTGATGGTACAGCAGCTAGTGCTACTGATCGTTGCGTAGGGTTTTTATCGAGTGGATCATCTCCATTTACGGCAACTGCAGCTGCTCCTATGCACTTGTTTGCTCAGTATGTCAATTCAACGGGTTCAACGATTACACAATTAGATGGTACTTTTAATGTAGAAAAATATAGAAATGGTACCAATGCCTCAGGTTTTAGTATTTTATTCTACTACTCAACCAACGGAACTTCATGGACAGCGGTTACTTCAGGAAATCAGTCTTTTGCAGCAGATGCTAATAATAATGCGGTATCACCAGCTGGTAGTACTTCTAAATCATTCTCCATTACGGGATTATCGATAGCTAGTAGTGCTACTTTTTATTTGCGTTGGGATTATTCAGTTACTACTGGTTCAACAGCAACTAATGCTCAAGGATTAGGTATTGATAACGTTAGTCTTACTGCTACGTCAGTAACAGCTGTTGATCCAAACTTAGCTTTAGCGGGTCAAACTAAAACTTACGGAGATTCCGGTTTTACTATGACTGCCACTTCTGACAATTCAGTAGGTGCTATAACTTATAGTAGTAACAATCCGAGTGTAGCCACTATTAATAGTACTACAGGTGCTGTGGTAATAAAAGGTGCAGGTACTGCTTCAATCTTGGTAAGTCAAGCCGCATCAACCGGTTATACTGCTGATACTGCCTCTGCTACATTAACGGTGAATCCTGCTACAACGGGTTTAACTATAACAGCTACTAATATTTCTAAAGTTTACGGTCTTGCACTGTCTAATGGTACTGCTTCAGTTTCTTTATCAAATGTTAGTGGATTATTATATACTGATAATTTAGGTACAGGTGCTACACTTTCCTATTCTTATGGATCAGGTGGAGCTGCTTTTGCTCCTGTTGCATTTTATCCCGGCGATATTACTCCTTCTAATTTAATTCTTGGTTCAGGAGCTACTTATAATCCGGCAAATTATGCTGCGGTTACTTATGTTAGCGGTGATTTAACCGTTTCACCTGCAAGTCAAACAATAACTTTTGCATCTACCGATTCAAAACCTTATGGTACAGCTGCCTATTCGTTGAATGGTATAGCCTCTTCTGGTTTGACAGTATCATATAGCAGTTCTGATACAAATGTTGCTACTATTTCTGGAAGTACCATTACTATTGTAGGTGTTGGTACAACAACAATTACTGCCTCTCAAGCGGGTGACGGTAATTATAATGCGGCAACTTCAGTTAACCAAACTTTAACCGTAACGGCCAAAAACTTAACAGTTACAGGAATAACAGCTAACAACAAAAACTTTGACGGAAACACGGATGCTACTTTAAGCGGAACAGGTTCTCTAGTAGGAGTAGTTGGTACTGATGATGTAACTTTAGTAGGTACTCCTGTGGCTTCATTCCTCACAGCTACAGTTGGAACGGGTAAACAAGTAGATGTAACAGGGTATAGCTTGAACGGTACAACTGCCGGTAATTATACACTTACACAACCTACTTTATTTGCTGACATCATCGCTAATGACCCTACAATTTTTGTTAGTGGAACTTTAGCAGCAGTCAATGCAACTTATGGTTCAGCCAGTGCTACACCAAGTTCTTTTAACGTAAGTGCTCAATCTTTGACAGACGCTATTACTGTAGCGGCTCCATCAGGGTTTGAAGTATCTTTATCAAGTGCGAGTGGCTATGCTTCGTCAATCTTAGTTGGTGGTGCAGGAAGTCTTTCAAGTACCCCGATTTATGTGCGTTTAGCAGCTACAACAGTTGCCGGTACTTATTCAGGTGATATTACATTAAATAGTACAGGGGCAACAGAAGTTACCATTGCTACAGCCAGTAGTACAGTAGCTCCTAAAGGATTGACTATTTCAGGTCTTACCGGTAATGATAAAACCTATGACGGAACTACTACTGCTACCGTAAGTGGTACAGCTACTTTAAATGGTGTGGTTGGTAGTGATGATGTTACTTTAAACAGTACAGCGGTTACTTATAATTTTGCAACAGCAACTGCCGGAGCTTCTAAAGCTATTACTGCTTTAGGATTCACCTTAAATGGAACTGCTGCCGGAAATTATACCGTAGCTCAACCAACAGAATTGAGTGCTACTATTAGCAAAGCAACTTCTACTATTTCGGTTACCGGTGCTTTCACATTTACTTATAACGGAACCGCACAAGGACCAAACACTTCAAGTGTTACCGGTTCTGCAGGAGCTATCACTTACAGCTATAATGGCGTTTCATTGTCTTACGGGCCAAGTGCTACAAGACCAACCAATGTGGGTAGTTATAAAGTTGTAGCTACAGTTGCAGCCGATACTAATTATGAAGCAGCTACTTCAGCTGATTTTACTTTTGATATTACTAAAGCTGATCAAACGATTACTTTGGCATCAACAGATACCAAAACTACAGCTACTACGACCTATACATTGGCTTTAAATGCCAGCTCAGGTTTACCTATTACTTATACCTCTCCTGATTCTTCAGTAATCACTATCAGTGGTAATACTGTAACTATTGTAGGTGCTGGTACAGCTACTATCACAGCTAATCAGGCAGGTAACGATAATTACAATGCAGCTCCGGAAGCTACACAAACCTTAACGGTTACTCAACCGGCTTGTGCTTCTGTTTCAGGAACTACGTCATATAATTTTGGAGCCGTAACTCCGTTTACAGCTTCTCCAACTGCTACCCAATCCAATGTTACAACCAGTGCTGTTACACAAGGAAATAGTTTTGGAGCATCAACCTTATTATCTTCTACTTCAGGATCTTCAGGATATACAGGGGCATCAGGTGCAGGTAATGCCGGAATCGCTGCTGTTAACGGAGCGTTCTCAACTTCAACTTCTGCTTACTTTGCCTTTACGGTAACCCCTGCAGCAGGATATAACTTTACTTTAAACGGCATTAGTTTTGGTTCAAGAAGTACTACTTCAGGGCCACAAGCTTATGCATTAAGAAGTAGTTTAGATAATTATGCTACTGATATTGCTACAGGTACTTTGGCTAATAATTCTGCTTATGCCTTGAAAACAAATACTGTATCAGTTACAGGAAATGGAAATGCCAATCCTGTTACTTTCCGTATTTACGGTTCAGGAGGTACAAGTACAGCTTCTTCAGGAACAGTTAACTGGAGAATTGATGATTTAGCGTTAAGTTTATCAACTTCAAATACACCTTCAACTGCAACAGTTGGAGCTAATCAAACCGTTTGTGGATTAACTAGTGCCGCTTTAGGAGGTAATACACCAAACGTTGGAACAGGAACTTGGTCTCAAGTTTCAGGACCTGGTACATCATCATTTAGTGCAGTAAATAGTGGTTCTTCTACAGCTACTGCTTCAGTTATTGGTACTTATGTATACCGTTGGTCTATTACTAATGGTTGTGCTACATCATTCTCTGCTGATGTAACAGTTGAATATAAAACTGCGGCTACAGCTACTATCACTGCTGAAGGGGCTACTTCATTCTGTGACGGAGGAAGTGTGACTTTAACTGCTAACGAAGGTGCCAGCTATTTATGGTCAACCAACGGAACATCTCAAAGTATTACAGCTACAACTTCAGGAAACTATACAGTAACTGTAACAGCTGCTAATGGTTGTTCAGCTACTTCATCGGCTACAACTGTAACGGTTACTCCTAATACTACTCATACTACTACAATTTCAGCTTGTGATTCTTATACTTGGACAGCAGGTAACGGAAACACTTATACTGAGAGTGGTTCATATACTTACGTTAACGAATGTCATACTGAAACGTTAGCCTTGACAATTACACCAAGCTCTACAGCTCCGGATGTTACTGCTTCTGCTTGTGATTCTTATGTTTGGTCTTTCAACGGACAAACCTATACTGCCAGTGGAGATTACACTAATACCATTAACTGTGTAACAACAACATTGCATTTAACTATAACACCAAGCACTAGCAACACAACTACTGAATCAGTTTGTGACAGCTATACTTGGTCAGTAAATGACGAGTTATATACTGAGTCAGGTACTTATACTGTAGTTTCAGGATGTCATACTGAGATTTTAGTCTTGACTATTACACCAACTACTACTCATACTACTACTCAATCAGCTTGTGATAGCTTTACTTGGACAGCCGGAAATGGAAATACCTATACAGAAAGTGGTATATACGTTTATGTGAACGGATGTCATACTGAAACGTTAGACTTGACTATTACACCAAGTACAAGTCATACTACTACAGAATCAGCTTGTGATAGTTTTACTTGGACAGCCGGTAACGGTAGTACCTATACAGAAAGTGGTAATTATACTTATGTAAACGGATGTCATACTGAGACTTTAGCCTTGACTATTACGCCAAGTTCTACTCATACTACAACTGAATCAGCTTGTGATTCTTATACTTGGACAGCCGGAAACGGAAACACTTATACAGAAAGTGGTTCATACGTTTATGTAAACGGATGCCATACTGAGACTTTAGCCTTGACTATTACGCCAAGCACTACTAATACGACTACAGCATCAGCTTGTGATACTTATACTTGGTCAGTTAATAATGTAGAGTATACTGTGTCAGGAAATTACTCTGTAGTTAACGGATGTCATACAGAATACTTGAATTTAACCATCAACCCTGGTACAAGTCACACAACTACAGCAGCTGCTTGCGGAAGCTACGTTTGGTCTGTTAATGGTTTAACTTATACTGAATCAGGAAAATATACTGTAATTACAGGATGTAATGAAGAAGTTTTAGAGTTAACCATTACACCGGTAACCAGTAATACAACTACCGCTACGGCTTGTGACAGTTATACTTGGGCTGCCAATGAAGAAGTTTATACAACTTCAGGTACTTATTCTGTAGTTCGTGATTGTCATACCGAAATATTAAACTTGACTATTAATACTACTCCAACGGTTCCTGGTGGATTTAATTCAAGTTATACATTCTGTGGAGGAAGTGCTGTTCCGCCTCTTGATTTAACAGCGCTAACAACTCCTGATGTTACTTTTGATATCACAGGAGGTTCAGCTATTGGATTGAATGATGTTATTGGTGGTACAGGTATACCTACCTTCACTGCAATTGTTGGAACAGCTACTATAACGGTAACTCCAAAAGCAAATGGTTGTATTGGTAATGCTGTATCGTTTACAGTTTTGGTTAATCCATCAACTAGTAATACAACAACGATTACAGCAACAGGAAGTTATACTTGGTCTGTTAATAACATAACTTATACTGCTACAGGAAATTATTCTTATACAGCACCAAATAGCTGTCATACAGAATACTTAAACTTAACCATAAACAGTCAAGCTGAAATTACTACTCAACCGGCTACTACTAATATTTGTGGAACTGTAGGAGCTACAGCTACATTCAGCGTGGCATCGACTATGCCAAATGCTACTTACACATGGCAGTACAGAGTACCGACAGCTACCAATCCAAACCCGGCTTGGATTACTATTACCAGTGCTAATGCCGCAGTGTATTCAAACTTCGATACAGCTACTTTAACCGTAACTAAAACCTCTACATTACCAGCTAAAGGAACAGTGTATCAAGTGTTAGTTAATGGAGATGCTCCAGAGTTAACATCAAATACTGCCGGTATTAACATCTTAACTACTGTTAAAGCGGGTGCTATTTCAGTTGCCTCTACTAACGTATGTTTAGGAAGCGATTTAACTATGACTTTAACAGGTTATGCAGCTACGTCATTCCAATGGCAGTCTTCTCCAATCTCTACAGGTACAGCACCAGGTGTGTTTACTGATATTGACGGAGCTACAGGAACAAGTTATACACTTACTAATGCTCAGTTAAATGCTGACAGATCATACCGAGTGGTTGTGGTTAATTCTTGTAACAATACTACAGCTACGACAGCAACCAAAACAATCACTGTAAATCCTCTATCAGTAGCAGGTACTATTACAGTTGGTGGTGGAACAATCTGTGAAGGTGGTTCAGGAAGTTTAAAAATTGCTGGTTATGTTGGAAAAATCCAATGGGAGTATTCAGAAGACGGTGTGAACTATTTTGCTGCACCAAAAGCTTCAGCTATTCCGGTAGGATTACCTTTCAGCACTACTTCTACAAGTAGTACAGCTACTAGCTATGTACCAACTAATATGACAGTTGATTTATATTTCAGAGCCAAAGTAACTAGCGGAGCTTGTTCTTCAGCTTATACTACACCGGTTCAATACATAATCGGAACTGAAGCTATTGTTGGAACTATTGCAGGAGGAACAACTGTTTGTCCTACAACAGGGACAACTTTAACATTGTCAAATGCAACAGGTACTATCACTTGGGAAAAATCAACTAACTATGCTACTGCAACTCCAACTTGGACAGCAACTACGAACCATAGCTTAGTTTACCCAACTGGTAACTTAACACTTTCTACGGCTTACAGAGTTAAAGTAACTATTGGTAGCTGTTCTACAGTATACAGTGATTTAGCTTACGTACTTGTAGTGGCTAAACCATTAGCTAAAACAGTGGTGGCAAATACTACATCTCCAACAGGAAAAACTGCTTTAACTGCTATCTGTGTTGATAGTGATATTAAAGTATTAACTATTGGTGCCGGTTATAATGGAGCTATCCAATGGCAGACTTCAACTGAGTCAGCTACAACAGGATTCTCTGATATCGCTGGTGCTAACCAAGTAAGTTATACTGTTACTGACCCTGTAGTAGGCGTAAACTACTTCAGAGCTACATTCACTAACAGCTGTGGAACTACTGTTAACGGTGTTGCCGTTGCGGTATACTACAAAGATTGTACTCCGGCTAAAGTTTCAACTGCAGTACCATTTGCAGTAGTAGCTTATCCAAACCCATACAGTGATAATTTCCACTTAAACTTGACTACTTCAAGTGAAGAAAGAGTAGGAGTATCTATCTATGACATGACAGGAAAATTACTTGATAAGAGAGAAGTTGGAGCTACAGAAGCTTCAGAATTATCTATCGGTGACCGTTTCGCGTCAGGAGTTTACAACGTTGTGGTAACACAAGGAAGTGAAGTGAAAACACTTCGTGTAGTTAAAAGATAA
- a CDS encoding HU family DNA-binding protein produces MAVPYTIVPKKNNLVTPPEVKYYPIAVGRQVIDLDQLAKRVAQASSMSVADCYGVIIALTEQIAFELADGNIIKIKSLGTFQLTISSGGVEQPTESILPHIKATRIKYKPSKELQQKLKVVKFEKK; encoded by the coding sequence ATGGCAGTACCTTATACTATAGTTCCCAAAAAAAATAATTTGGTAACACCTCCCGAGGTAAAATATTACCCGATAGCGGTGGGCAGACAAGTAATCGATTTAGATCAACTGGCCAAGCGGGTGGCACAAGCCTCATCAATGAGTGTGGCCGATTGTTATGGTGTTATTATAGCACTTACCGAGCAAATAGCTTTTGAATTGGCGGACGGGAATATTATTAAAATTAAAAGTTTGGGTACCTTTCAGCTCACGATTTCCTCAGGAGGAGTGGAGCAACCAACAGAATCAATACTCCCTCATATAAAGGCTACCCGAATTAAATACAAACCTTCCAAAGAGTTACAGCAAAAATTAAAAGTTGTGAAGTTTGAAAAAAAGTAA